In Candidatus Zixiibacteriota bacterium, one genomic interval encodes:
- the gatD gene encoding Glu-tRNA(Gln) amidotransferase subunit GatD: MADLFKGYKGAALSSLKEFGVRVWSEAHIKTSRGDFSGIILPRSENDDDRHIVLKLATGYNVGINVDTITDMSEHGYKEAHYKIPEKEFPTAPGKPHVKLFGTGGTIASRLDYRTGAVIPAFSPGELYGAVPELADICNLTTEKLFAVFSENMGPQQYIELANAIGKEIANGIDGIVIGHGTDTMHHTAGALAFMIQNSPVPIVVVGSQRSSDRPSSDAALNLIHATTAAATSDIAEVMVCMFGPTSDEYGLLHRGTRVRKMHSSYRSTFRTIGATPLAMIDRDKITPLTDNYNRRRTDRKVKITALFEEKVAMVYYYPNMMPDIIDSLVENGYKGIVIAGTGLGHVNKPVYPAIERATKAGVAIYMTVQTLWGYVHMFVYDTGRDLMAKGIIPTENMLPEVAYVKLGWALGQTSDLDEVRKIMLAPIAAEITEREPYNGYLIFQGGVPEVEAFLKNVHK; the protein is encoded by the coding sequence GTGGCTGATCTGTTCAAAGGATACAAAGGGGCAGCATTGTCGTCACTCAAAGAGTTCGGCGTGAGGGTATGGAGCGAAGCCCATATCAAGACCAGTCGCGGCGATTTCAGTGGGATCATTCTGCCGCGCTCGGAAAACGATGATGACCGGCACATCGTGCTCAAACTGGCCACAGGATACAACGTCGGAATCAATGTCGACACCATCACCGACATGAGCGAACATGGCTACAAAGAGGCCCATTACAAGATACCTGAAAAAGAGTTCCCAACAGCACCGGGTAAACCGCACGTCAAACTGTTCGGCACCGGTGGTACCATTGCCTCGCGGCTTGACTATCGTACCGGCGCTGTGATACCTGCCTTCTCACCGGGCGAACTCTACGGCGCCGTCCCCGAACTGGCCGATATCTGCAACCTGACCACCGAGAAACTATTCGCCGTGTTCTCAGAGAATATGGGTCCGCAGCAGTATATAGAACTTGCCAACGCTATCGGCAAGGAGATTGCGAATGGCATCGACGGCATCGTCATTGGGCACGGCACCGACACTATGCACCACACGGCCGGGGCCCTGGCCTTCATGATTCAAAACTCGCCGGTTCCGATCGTGGTGGTGGGATCGCAAAGGTCTTCGGACCGGCCGTCATCGGATGCCGCCCTGAATCTTATCCATGCCACCACGGCCGCCGCTACGTCTGATATCGCCGAAGTGATGGTCTGCATGTTCGGCCCCACGTCCGATGAGTACGGCCTCTTGCATCGCGGCACGCGAGTGCGTAAAATGCATTCGTCCTATCGTTCGACTTTCCGGACTATTGGAGCCACTCCGTTGGCTATGATCGACCGCGATAAGATCACACCGCTGACCGACAACTACAACCGCCGTCGCACCGACCGCAAGGTCAAGATCACGGCGCTGTTTGAAGAGAAAGTCGCGATGGTCTACTACTATCCGAACATGATGCCGGACATTATCGACTCGCTGGTGGAAAACGGCTACAAGGGAATCGTCATCGCGGGGACCGGGCTTGGGCATGTCAACAAACCGGTTTACCCGGCTATCGAACGGGCGACCAAAGCCGGTGTCGCCATTTACATGACGGTGCAGACTTTGTGGGGATATGTGCACATGTTCGTCTATGACACCGGGCGTGATCTGATGGCCAAGGGGATCATCCCGACCGAAAACATGTTGCCGGAAGTGGCCTACGTCAAACTTGGCTGGGCACTGGGACAAACCAGTGATCTGGACGAAGTCCGAAAGATCATGCTGGCGCCGATTGCTGCGGAAATTACTGAGCGGGAACCCTACAACGGCTACCTGATCTTTCAGGGTGGCGTCCCCGAGGTCGAGGCCTTCCTGAAAAACGTGCACAAGTAG
- a CDS encoding redoxin family protein translates to MGETKAGKSILKWVGIFVIMTAGVFTGMTLSIKYTGAGSRGAEVLPASLRNSTNLEIGQTMPSITAYHQDGEPMDLQSVLVGRKTVLGFVSQTCGPCKQFIKFLEGSELLASEGYQILLLSVKPEDDLANYVLPVFRVSEELQKELAIDMVPTMIGIGEDATIQFVSCGFSGIITDEYVEEYL, encoded by the coding sequence ATGGGTGAAACCAAAGCGGGCAAATCCATTCTCAAGTGGGTGGGCATCTTTGTCATCATGACAGCCGGTGTCTTTACCGGTATGACTTTGTCGATCAAGTACACCGGAGCTGGAAGCAGGGGCGCCGAGGTGCTGCCGGCCAGTCTGCGAAACTCCACAAACCTGGAGATCGGTCAGACAATGCCGTCGATCACGGCTTATCACCAGGATGGAGAACCGATGGACTTGCAGTCGGTGCTAGTGGGACGAAAAACCGTGCTCGGCTTCGTGTCCCAGACTTGCGGACCCTGTAAGCAGTTTATCAAGTTCCTCGAAGGGAGTGAACTGCTGGCCTCAGAGGGCTACCAGATTCTGCTCTTATCCGTGAAGCCGGAGGATGACCTGGCCAACTATGTGCTGCCGGTCTTTCGTGTCTCAGAAGAATTGCAGAAAGAGTTAGCTATCGACATGGTGCCAACCATGATCGGCATCGGCGAGGACGCGACCATCCAGTTTGTTAGCTGCGGGTTTTCGGGGATTATCACGGATGAATACGTCGAAGAATACCTGTAA
- a CDS encoding transposase: protein MSILRRFHSTHSICFITCVTYQRRPILAEHVDLLWTAVHNVRKQTHFEVNAYAILPDHFHLVLDPLQGDFTKIMQRAKMSFGMLFRKKMGLSSGRVWQHRYWDHMIRDQEDMNNHIDYIHYNAVKHGLVDSPSEWEHSSFGKFQDIGVYSQDWGVLKRPCFDGEFGE, encoded by the coding sequence ATGTCCATCCTGAGACGATTTCACAGCACTCACAGTATCTGTTTTATCACCTGTGTCACATACCAGCGTCGGCCGATCCTTGCGGAACATGTTGATTTGCTCTGGACAGCAGTACACAATGTGAGAAAACAGACTCACTTTGAAGTCAATGCCTATGCAATATTACCGGATCACTTCCACTTAGTTCTTGATCCTCTTCAGGGGGATTTCACCAAGATCATGCAACGAGCCAAAATGAGTTTTGGTATGTTGTTCCGCAAGAAAATGGGTTTGTCATCGGGTCGTGTGTGGCAGCATCGTTATTGGGACCACATGATCCGCGATCAAGAGGATATGAACAACCATATCGATTACATTCATTATAATGCTGTCAAGCATGGATTGGTGGACAGCCCATCAGAGTGGGAACACTCGTCCTTTGGCAAGTTCCAAGACATTGGAGTATACTCCCAAGACTGGGGTGTGCTCAAAAGACCCTGCTTTGATGGAGAATTCGGTGAGTGA
- a CDS encoding C10 family peptidase, protein MTQRFSYRILCLSFTACLVIGLAATTLAERATVLEADMVSQNWLSYIVNQKGDWAGNSAPEISRMEEIMENDTLVGYLYHIKPTGYIVVPLLKELAPVKVTSEENGIDITEQGGMAALIREGLIDAVRAFDYLYGNLDASLPPTGEVSFGREYRAQWDRYAVTADEFESSLKNGSRDTLVSVGPLLTSRWHQGYPYNMYCPQGDGGQCVVGCVATATAMILDYHEWPPFGVDSVRYFWNGDQSCNGNSPGEWLVAHVDDQYDWPNIPDHAPSYALDEVKAAVAELNVEVAIAYWMHFGKCGSGSYVTHGHRVFPEVFRYRDSVVQTDRPGITAQEWFEACHEDIDLGRPITYRITSHNIVLDGYRVVDGINQQHFNYGWNSSHTTWYTVDYVYCPWEGCSPGDQMMLTKIIPDRSVMFTVDTSIGWLPLTVEFSGSSDLEVDNWIYDFGDGDTSRAQQTSVHTYDTPGCYDVCLEIQAGADTCSLVRPQLVIAIADTITAESAGGAPDSTAVLIINARNSAPLKELRIPVEYAGEANLTYDSCSTIGCRTEYFEIVDQIQFSPAGKRMTMRLLTTNNDAQPDLSPGAGPVLKLFFSVEAAAVPGQSVSIELDGYNTYLPGYFGRILDYQPETSTGSIDVVSCCTGHRGNIDGDPANEVTISDLIYLVDYMFSGGPAPSCPKAADINGSLNLDVSDLIFLVDYMFTGGYPPLPCW, encoded by the coding sequence ATGACCCAGCGCTTCAGCTACAGAATTTTATGTCTTAGTTTCACGGCCTGCCTTGTCATCGGACTTGCAGCCACGACCCTGGCCGAACGGGCCACCGTTCTCGAAGCCGATATGGTCAGCCAAAACTGGTTGTCCTATATCGTCAACCAGAAAGGCGATTGGGCCGGTAACTCTGCTCCGGAAATCTCGCGGATGGAAGAAATCATGGAGAACGATACGTTGGTCGGATACCTCTATCACATTAAACCGACCGGCTACATCGTGGTGCCGCTTCTGAAAGAACTGGCGCCGGTGAAAGTGACCTCAGAAGAAAACGGTATCGATATCACCGAGCAGGGCGGCATGGCGGCCTTGATTCGCGAGGGACTTATAGATGCGGTGCGAGCCTTCGATTATCTGTATGGCAATCTCGATGCATCGTTGCCACCGACGGGCGAGGTATCTTTTGGCCGTGAGTATCGCGCCCAATGGGATCGCTACGCTGTAACAGCGGATGAGTTTGAGAGTTCGCTCAAGAACGGCAGTCGCGACACGTTGGTCTCGGTCGGTCCTCTGTTGACCAGCCGCTGGCATCAGGGATACCCTTACAACATGTACTGCCCGCAGGGTGATGGTGGTCAGTGTGTAGTCGGTTGCGTGGCCACGGCGACCGCGATGATACTTGATTACCACGAATGGCCGCCGTTTGGAGTGGACTCGGTTAGATACTTCTGGAACGGTGATCAAAGTTGCAATGGAAACTCGCCCGGCGAATGGCTGGTCGCTCATGTCGATGATCAATACGATTGGCCGAATATCCCGGACCATGCACCAAGTTACGCTCTAGATGAAGTCAAGGCGGCCGTGGCGGAATTGAACGTTGAGGTTGCCATAGCCTACTGGATGCATTTTGGGAAGTGCGGTTCGGGATCGTATGTTACGCATGGCCACCGGGTTTTTCCTGAAGTGTTCCGGTATCGGGATTCGGTGGTGCAGACAGATCGTCCCGGCATCACCGCTCAGGAATGGTTTGAAGCCTGTCATGAGGACATCGATCTGGGACGACCGATCACATACCGAATAACCTCGCACAACATTGTGCTGGATGGTTATCGAGTGGTCGACGGCATTAATCAGCAGCACTTCAACTACGGCTGGAACTCAAGCCACACCACCTGGTACACGGTCGACTATGTCTACTGTCCGTGGGAGGGATGCAGCCCCGGGGATCAAATGATGCTGACCAAGATCATTCCGGATCGAAGCGTCATGTTCACGGTCGACACATCGATCGGATGGTTGCCGCTGACCGTGGAGTTCTCCGGCAGTTCGGACCTTGAAGTTGATAACTGGATATATGATTTCGGCGATGGCGACACCTCGCGCGCCCAGCAAACATCGGTACACACTTATGACACGCCCGGCTGCTATGATGTCTGCCTGGAAATACAGGCCGGCGCCGACACTTGCTCGCTGGTACGTCCACAGTTGGTGATTGCCATTGCCGACACGATCACAGCTGAGAGTGCCGGAGGTGCTCCCGACTCGACCGCTGTACTCATCATCAACGCCCGGAACTCCGCTCCCTTGAAAGAACTTCGGATTCCCGTCGAGTATGCCGGTGAGGCGAACCTGACCTACGACTCCTGTTCGACGATTGGATGTCGTACCGAGTATTTTGAGATTGTGGATCAGATTCAGTTTAGCCCGGCCGGCAAACGCATGACGATGAGGCTGCTGACCACCAATAACGATGCCCAACCCGACCTCAGCCCCGGCGCCGGACCTGTTTTGAAGCTCTTTTTCTCGGTCGAGGCGGCAGCCGTTCCGGGTCAGTCGGTATCTATTGAGTTGGATGGTTACAACACGTATCTACCGGGATATTTCGGCCGGATACTCGACTATCAACCAGAAACATCAACAGGTTCGATCGATGTGGTCAGTTGCTGCACGGGTCATCGAGGCAACATCGACGGCGACCCGGCCAATGAAGTTACTATCAGTGATCTCATCTATCTGGTCGATTACATGTTTTCAGGAGGTCCAGCACCGAGTTGCCCGAAGGCGGCCGACATTAACGGAAGTCTCAATCTTGATGTGTCGGATCTGATTTTCCTGGTGGATTATATGTTCACCGGCGGCTATCCCCCGCTCCCTTGTTGGTAG
- a CDS encoding PilZ domain-containing protein has product MRDRRKQKRSSTKDFLKVINLDTGIRLGGLANVSDDGAMIVGEEAVAVGKASRCRIDLDRPILGRSEIQIDVKTRWCRKNLERGWWESGHTLKCATNEDTEALSYLILRFSMGEWDVPGTGKIKTVPLPNRRRHARFETTDFFPVRDQNGLKHIGGLANLTPMGAMLTSIEPIKEGRILHCRVDLPQRIFQRDYLFFEAECRWCKQNPEKGWYESGYKLTKISEQDAVIIMHLVMHHLEVQTTEEQVDVVG; this is encoded by the coding sequence ATGCGCGATCGAAGAAAACAAAAACGAAGCAGTACTAAAGACTTTCTTAAGGTCATCAATCTGGATACAGGAATACGTCTGGGCGGGCTGGCCAATGTGTCGGACGACGGCGCTATGATTGTCGGCGAGGAAGCTGTCGCGGTGGGCAAAGCCAGTCGTTGTAGAATTGATCTGGATAGACCTATACTGGGCAGATCAGAGATACAGATCGATGTCAAAACCCGCTGGTGCCGCAAAAACCTTGAGAGAGGTTGGTGGGAATCGGGGCACACTCTCAAATGCGCCACCAACGAAGACACCGAAGCGCTTTCATACCTGATTCTGAGATTCTCCATGGGCGAATGGGATGTCCCCGGAACCGGCAAGATCAAAACGGTACCACTACCGAACCGACGCCGGCACGCCCGGTTTGAAACCACCGACTTCTTTCCCGTGCGCGACCAAAACGGTCTCAAACATATCGGCGGGCTGGCCAATTTGACACCGATGGGCGCCATGCTTACGTCGATTGAACCGATCAAAGAAGGGCGCATACTCCACTGCCGAGTAGACCTTCCCCAGCGCATATTCCAACGCGATTACCTCTTTTTCGAAGCCGAATGCCGATGGTGCAAACAGAATCCGGAAAAAGGCTGGTATGAGTCAGGCTACAAGCTGACCAAAATCTCCGAACAAGACGCCGTGATCATTATGCACCTGGTGATGCACCATCTGGAAGTACAGACAACCGAAGAGCAAGTCGACGTTGTCGGATAA
- a CDS encoding pentapeptide repeat-containing protein, whose amino-acid sequence MTDDKENNKPDTPPTNSGGASESQPLRKISDEELQTILEEHKKWVESSEKEGSRADLSHCDLSHNHWELTTIPVDRPGGLLTLGPTLNKAIMVGTKLCGVDLPGARLKHANLIDADLSHSQLARVELEGASAIRLQLQHSTMRAALLLGTDLSGANLSDADLTDADLNLANLTGATVARANFEKANLQKTNLTKVEGLNQSKLHDCNLCGATGLKGTEFARADITGAKLPEDLKEFKSLAVVEEISKNARKIFLAMLLGCAYAWLTILTTTDARLILNSVSSPLPIIGAEIRIAYFYYAAPVILLGLYIYLHLYLQRLWEGLSKLPAIFEDGKRLDERAYPWLLNGLVRRHFDKLKGGRSGIEKTEELVSLFLAWWVVPLTFGLFWYWYLVRHHWPGTGLHIVLISLSIACAILFYRKHADSLRGSVRPAFHWKRFYRTRTFQSMSVVALCAVVSYGAIEGLYFEMEPDRWYGDTPSWARADLREAQLSTIPPSYWSMDSAIRDDAVRGANLRGADLRYAHMQGSFLVNADLKYANLEGSNLWLSNLSNANLDSANLTGVDLTDAELPGATLRFAKLSDAELDYANLSDATMMGDTLIRAVLKATNLTDADVRNSNFDSARLTDAILIRADLRHSRFVGTVFDGAYLRGTKLAATNLTRTSGLTQVQIYQACCDTLITKLPPGLTIKQCQK is encoded by the coding sequence ATGACCGACGACAAAGAGAACAACAAGCCCGACACTCCGCCGACTAACAGCGGTGGCGCATCTGAGAGTCAACCACTCCGAAAGATATCGGATGAAGAGTTGCAGACCATCCTGGAGGAACATAAGAAGTGGGTGGAAAGCAGCGAAAAGGAAGGTAGCCGAGCTGATCTATCTCATTGCGACCTGAGCCACAATCATTGGGAGTTGACGACCATACCAGTCGACCGCCCAGGTGGTCTGCTGACACTTGGACCGACGTTGAACAAGGCCATTATGGTGGGCACCAAACTCTGCGGGGTTGACCTTCCAGGTGCACGTCTGAAACATGCCAATCTCATAGACGCCGACCTGAGTCATTCCCAACTTGCGCGGGTCGAATTAGAGGGCGCCAGCGCCATACGATTACAACTACAACACTCCACGATGCGTGCGGCGTTGCTTCTGGGAACAGATCTATCTGGGGCTAACCTTTCGGACGCAGACCTGACAGACGCGGATCTGAACCTGGCGAATCTTACTGGTGCCACCGTCGCACGAGCGAACTTCGAAAAAGCTAATTTGCAGAAGACGAACCTAACCAAAGTGGAGGGGCTAAACCAATCCAAACTTCACGACTGCAACCTCTGCGGGGCGACCGGGCTGAAAGGGACCGAATTCGCACGAGCCGATATCACCGGCGCGAAACTTCCAGAGGACCTGAAGGAATTCAAGTCGCTGGCAGTGGTCGAAGAGATTTCCAAGAACGCGCGCAAGATATTTCTGGCTATGCTACTGGGATGTGCATACGCCTGGCTAACGATCCTAACTACTACCGATGCCAGACTAATCCTGAACTCCGTTTCATCGCCGTTGCCAATCATCGGCGCAGAAATTCGCATCGCCTATTTCTATTACGCAGCACCTGTCATCCTCCTCGGATTGTACATCTATCTACATCTTTACTTGCAGCGATTGTGGGAGGGGCTATCCAAACTCCCGGCCATTTTCGAGGACGGCAAACGGCTTGACGAACGCGCCTACCCCTGGCTTCTCAACGGCTTAGTGCGGAGGCACTTCGACAAGCTGAAAGGTGGGCGCTCTGGCATCGAGAAAACGGAGGAACTTGTGTCTCTCTTTCTGGCTTGGTGGGTCGTGCCGCTGACCTTTGGTTTGTTCTGGTATTGGTATCTCGTGCGCCACCATTGGCCGGGAACTGGCTTGCATATCGTTCTCATCAGTCTTTCGATAGCTTGTGCCATCCTATTCTATCGCAAGCATGCTGATAGCCTCCGCGGATCGGTTCGACCAGCTTTTCACTGGAAGCGCTTTTACCGCACGCGTACTTTCCAATCTATGTCGGTTGTTGCTCTGTGTGCCGTAGTTTCATACGGCGCTATTGAGGGACTGTACTTCGAGATGGAGCCTGACCGATGGTATGGTGATACGCCTAGTTGGGCGCGTGCTGATTTGCGTGAGGCTCAGCTTTCGACCATACCACCTAGCTACTGGTCCATGGATTCGGCGATCCGGGATGATGCGGTCAGGGGTGCGAATCTCAGGGGAGCCGATCTGCGGTACGCTCATATGCAAGGTAGCTTTCTGGTTAACGCTGACTTGAAGTACGCGAACCTGGAGGGAAGTAACTTGTGGTTGAGCAACCTGAGTAATGCCAACCTTGACAGTGCCAATCTCACTGGAGTTGACTTAACTGATGCAGAACTGCCTGGGGCAACGCTTCGTTTTGCAAAACTAAGTGACGCCGAACTCGACTATGCCAACCTGAGCGACGCCACGATGATGGGTGACACCCTAATCAGAGCCGTCCTGAAAGCCACCAATCTGACCGACGCAGATGTGCGCAATTCGAATTTCGATTCGGCGAGACTGACCGACGCAATCCTAATCAGAGCCGATCTACGACATTCCAGGTTTGTGGGTACCGTATTCGACGGTGCTTATCTTCGCGGCACGAAGCTGGCGGCAACCAATCTGACACGGACCTCGGGCCTGACCCAGGTGCAGATATATCAGGCCTGCTGCGACACACTTATTACCAAACTACCACCGGGGTTGACCATCAAGCAATGCCAAAAGTAA
- a CDS encoding adenylate kinase, with the protein MNRIIIIGSSCAGKTTLARKLSAKLNMPHIELDQLFWLPEWKQRPQDEFRSLVSDAIAAERWISCGNFTELREILWNRATHAVWMNYSFPLVFSRAIRRTVRRCFVKEELFSGNYESFRQSFLSRDSILWWVLTTFRRRRRQYRQLFDDNVHPSLKLIELHHPRDAEKLLENLDSG; encoded by the coding sequence ATGAACCGAATTATCATCATTGGATCAAGTTGCGCCGGGAAGACGACGCTGGCGCGCAAGCTCTCAGCGAAGCTAAACATGCCGCATATCGAGCTGGATCAGTTGTTCTGGCTGCCCGAATGGAAACAGCGACCGCAAGACGAGTTCCGCTCGCTGGTTAGCGACGCAATAGCCGCTGAACGATGGATCAGTTGCGGCAATTTCACCGAGCTGCGCGAAATCCTTTGGAATCGCGCCACCCACGCTGTATGGATGAACTACTCCTTCCCGCTGGTTTTTTCACGCGCAATCAGGCGAACGGTCAGGCGTTGTTTCGTCAAAGAGGAACTGTTCTCGGGCAACTACGAATCTTTCCGGCAATCGTTTTTGAGTCGTGATTCGATCCTGTGGTGGGTGCTGACAACATTTCGAAGAAGGCGTCGGCAGTATCGGCAACTGTTCGACGACAATGTACACCCCAGCTTGAAACTGATCGAGTTACACCACCCCCGCGACGCTGAGAAACTACTTGAGAATCTCGACTCTGGATGA